ATAAAGATGTAATCTCCAATATTTCTCGACTTCATCACTTAATTTTTTATCAATTTTTAAACTTAGTTGTGCATATTCTGGTTTGTTCTCCTTTTTTGCTGCCATAATCCTCCACCTATAATAGATATATATACCACAGAAACCTAATAAATTATAGTAACTCAATTGAGTTACTGTGATATTTATGAACAAACAATTATTAACAATTCAGGTAACGACCGGACAGACAAAACAACTCGACAATGCTTGGAAAAAAACCGAGTGTATGAACAGATCGGAGTTCATCCGAAAGGCAATTAATGCATATGCAAATGAGACTATTTTTCCAGAAGGTTTTGAATGAGATTAATTAAAATAGACACCGCCACCGAAATCAACCACCAAGAAGAAAAAGGCAACGGCAAAGAAGTATTGAATCACAAAACTGAAAAGACCTCCGCATACGATACAATAGCCATTAATGAAATACAGGCAAAAACACAGACCACTGCACGCCAGAAGAGACCAATAGACATGAAAGATTCTTGGGTCCAGGCGTTTCTTTCGCCGAAACTCATTGAAAAATTCAGAGAAATTCTTTTAGATGGAGAGTAATAATGACTCCGCGTAGGGATTTGACTGGTCAAAAGTTTGGGCGTTTGGAAGTCCTTGGTTTCGCAGGAGTGAGAGGACATGAAGCGATGTGGTTATGTGAGTGTGAATGCAAACGGACAGTAATTGTTCGAACTCATGGACTCACATCAGGTCATACACGTAGTTGTGGTTGCCTGCGACGAGAACTTGCGGCACAACTTGATGCCAGGTTAGAGTATGCGAATATCGACAAGGCAAAGAAATCCAATACAAAACATCATGGATGTGGCACTAGACTGTATCGCATATATCATCATATGCTATCACGTTGCCATAACCCAAATAGACAAGATTGGAAAGATTACGGTGGACGTGGCATTAGTGTATGTAGTGAATGGGACAATGGTAATTTTGAAAATTTCAAGAAATGGGCTTTAGAACATGGGTACGAAGATAATCTGACTATTGATAGGATCAACAATTCAAGAGGTTACTCCCCTGAAAATTGTAGATGGACAACTATGAAAGTGCAGTGTAATAATCGGAGACCACGAACGAAAATAAACCGTAGCTATAGAGAAGTGGTGATACTTCATTGCCAAATTTGTGGCAAAGATTACAAAATGTTCAAATCAGTTGTTGATGGTAAGATAAGACAATTAGGACATCCACCAAAATATTGCTCTTTGGCCTGCTGTAGTCAAGGTATGAAAAAATTGACAAATGAACTTGCCAATGAGATAAGATGGAGATATACTGTTGGACTGCAGTTACCTAAGGGTAGGGGTAGACTTACCATGCGGCAACTTGCTGCAGAATATAATCTTAGTAATGGGACAATTAGCCGTATTGTCCGTGGTGCAACAGAGCTGTATCCTCTTAATGTGAATGAGAGAGTTTCCCACTCACCTTCAACCCACACAGGATTAACGCTTGCAGATTTTCTTCAGTGAAATCCAAATCTTTTTTTAATTACAATTATCAATCAGGATTTAGCACGGCGCGATCTTGGGGTTGATTATATCACACAGAAATTCCTCGAGCTTCTTGAGAATCCAGAGATCCAAAAAATCGTGCGCGAGAAGCTGAAATAACATACGGTCGTGAAAAAAAACGGTCTATAGGGGGCAGCACACGTGTAACACGTGTCCACGTCACGTGGGATTCTTTTTATACCATTCTGACTTTATATCTATTCACGTAAAAATCTCTTTTAAAATTATTTTACTTGAAAAGTAAAAATCATTTTACAAAATGGACGGTTTTGAAACCACGTGTCCGCGTGGAACACGTGTTCATACCCCCATATAGAGATTTTTTTAACCCCCCGTATGGGCGTATGTTAGGAAAATATAACTTCGATAAAAAAAGAAAAAAGGTAATCAGAGTTTTGTTCAAACTCTGAGCAAATCTTTAACATCTAATGTCATAGCGGTTACCAAGGCAAGTAGTGCTATGACAATACAAATTCTTTTCAACATTTTGTTTTTCACCTCAATTTAGTAAATGTACAGCAGTACGTTATAAAAAGGGGGTTCCCCAGTTGCAGAAAAGTCGTAACAAAATCGGGGGTTTGTCCCCCTCTGATAGAATCTCTCTAAATCTTTCAATGAGTTTCGGCGAAAGAAACGCCTGGACCCAAGGATCTTTCATACTCACTTTACAGGGTTTTCCCGAATCGTCTGGCGGAAGGGGTTGTGCTCCGTTTCCGGTCGTCCTTCGCGGCTCGGCTGATGAGGTGTGCCGCATCTCCTGACGTTTCAAAAATCCGGATCTGATTTGCTGTGATTGCTCATCTCAAACACGAAATAAAACATCATTTTCAACCTATATAAACCCCTAACCGCGTGGTGCGATAATGCCCCCTAGGTTAATCAGATTTGAAACGAGGGAACCCCCCCCTTTATGGCCTCGCCAAACGCAATAAAATTACCTCGATACAGTGAACATGTGTGAACACGTGTGAACATGGGGGAAAAGGAAACGGGAAAAATGGTAAAATCTGAAAAGAAGCGAAAAGATACGAGATTGAAAAAACATCTACATTTGAACATCCAGGAAGAATTATACGATTTCGCGAAGGAAAAAGGCATAAAAGCGTCTGTTTTGCTTGAAAACACTCTAAAACGGCTTAGATTAGGATTAGGAGAAGAGTTCGAAACATATTCGGCAGATTTGGTCTTAATTTCGCAAAAGAACTCTAAAAACGGATTGGATAGTGCTGCGAGAGGGTTACGATCCCCCGACCTCGGGATTATGAGTCCCGCGCCCTAACCAGCTAGGCCACCGCAGCAAATATGCATAATAAGAATGTTGTATCCCGATATATAGATTCCGAAACGCAGGACGCGTATAAATGTCATGGGAAATACGAATTCTTTTATAGGCGGCATTGGCCGAACCCAAAGGTGTAATACCTTGCCAATGAAACGTATCTGAGAAGAATGCCACGACCAAAAATACTCTTAACGAACGACGACGGGATCAACTCAGGCGGCCTCTGGGCTGCATACGACGCCCTGTCCCTATTCGCTGACGTTACGGTCGTCGCGCCGGCAACCCAGCAAAGTGCGGTCGGCAGATCAATATCGATCTTCGAGCCGTTAAGGATGAACGAAGTTGCTATGCACGGAACGCAGGCATACACAGTCGAAGGGCGTCCGACAGATGCACTTCTTCTCGGCCTCTATGGACTTGGACTTAGACCGGTTCTTGTGGTCTCCGGCATAAATCTGGGAGAGAATATCTCCTTTGAATCGATCACAATCTCAGGAACGGTGGGTGCTGCGATGGAAGCGGTCAATCAGGGCGTTCCCGCAATCGCATATTCACTTCAAATGAATGATGAGGGAAATAAATTCGCTGACCCCAGATCCCATACGACGGATTTTATCCAGAGCAGAGACGTCGTCACGAAGTTCACCAAACATTTCCTGGAAAAGGGGATGCCTGAGGGAAGCAAACTGATCAATATCAATATCCCGGCGGAAAAAATAGAGGGCTATAAAGTAACCGTACTTGGCGAACGGCTGTTTGAAACATCCGTCGAAAAAAGAATCGATCCCCGAGGAAAACCCTACTATTGGATCAACGGAACACCTATCTACATCCCGGAAGAACACTCGGATGTGACGGCCCTCAGAAAAAATTATGTCTCGGTAACACCGCTCTCAATGGACAACACCGCATTCAAGGCATGTCCAGAGCTGAAAAAAATGATTCTGGATATCGATTAACAGATCCGGGAAACAACCGTTGCCACATATTTGCCGAAATACTCGGCCTGCAGAAGATCGTTCTCGGTAAGCTGACCGTCGGCAGCAAGTCCGTAATGCCCGCCGTTGTGTTCCTCATTGGTCGATTCGGTCGAAATTGGATCTCCCACAACAATCATGCCGTGAATCAGCATCGCCTGAACGATCGACAAAATTGCCGTCTCTTTTCCGCCGGTCCGGTCCCCAGCGGTAGTAAATGCCGCGCCGACCTTTCCAACCAGTTTTCCGCGCACAAAGGTTGTGTCGTCGATGAATTCCTTCAACTCCGCAGCAATACCGCCGAAATACACCGGAGATCCAAGAATAATTCCGTCATATCTTACAAGGTCGCTTGCAGTAACCCGGTTGAATGCAAGAACATCGACATTCACACCTTCCACCTGTTTTGCTCCCTTGCCGATCGATTCGGCAAGCATCTTGGTTTTTCCGGTTCTGCTGTAGCAGGTCACGAGTATTGAAGACATTCATATTAGATTGGGGTCGAAGCATTTTAAAAATAGGTTTCGTGAAAGTTATTCGTATTCGGGTTCGTCCTCGTCGACCCCGTTTTTGTAATACCAGAGATTATACGACTCATACATCCCAAGTTCGACGGCGATTTTTACAGCCAGAGTGTGCCAGCACTCTTTTCCATACAGCATAGCGTTACAACTGCAGAACGAACCCTCGACAAAGTACTCACCCGTATTTCCTACAACAACAAAATAATCCCGATACTTTTTCACCCGCTGTTCTTTGACGGCATCAACGGCCTCCATTCCCCGCTTGCCGTATGCATCGATGAATGCGTTACGCACAACATCATTCAGCTCGCCTTCCTGTTTTAAGATCTGAAACGGATTGATCATTGAATAATCGACGTGAGAGGAGTATCAGCAATATATTCCCACCCTTTAGTTTCGGCAAGTACCCGCATACCCGGAGCCTCCAGAGCGTAATGAGTTGCTTCGATACAGGGAATGGGCGATTCAAGAGCAATATTATACTTTAATTCGGCTGCCATGTAGGCTTCGGCACCAAGAGACACGGCCTCTTCGATTAATTCCAGATCGAAAGCCGAACCTCCGGCAACAGCCAGTCTGGTGACGCCGGAAACATCCCCCCATACACGCAGAGCACAGCCGAGAATCCGGGAGATCTCGCTGAAACTTTTCGTCATGGTTCCAACAACACCGATCGAGTTGGGCGTTTTGTCCATTCTCACACAGTTTGTGAGTCCGATTTCTTTAGCAAGAACATCGTTGATCCCGCCTTTTGCGTGATCGAAGTTCGAATGCATAGCATAGAGATTGATGTTATTTTCAAGCAAGGGACGGAGGATCTCGGCATTTCTCCCGGTCACGGCGTGCATCGGATTCCAGAATGCCGGATGATGAACGACCAACGCATCGAATCGTTCTTCAGCTGCCCGTCTGCAGATGTACGGCGTGGCATCCAAAGCACAGCCTATCTTTTCGATATGGTTTGTTCCCTCGACGAGCAGACCAATGCGGCCTTCGTCAAAATCCTCAGCCATATCCGGCGGTGCGATTTTTTCCAGAAGAGCAATAAACGCGTCTTTATCCATACTCATAATAGGAGGTAAGATATTAATTGAGTTTCTTAATCCGGATCTTTTCCGAATCGGATTGTGACTCGTCCTGAACATCCCGTAAGGCTGCGACCGGTTTTATCGTAAGAGCATTGATATAAAGCGACTGAGCATTGGTAGCTTTCCCAAAGATCCGCCCGAGAACCTCGACGTTTGCTCCGACACCGACAAGGGGATCGGGCAGAGCGAATCGTTTTACTACAAGCTGACCGGTTGGGTCCTGAATCAGGTAGGAGGGTTTGTTCATCATAAGCCCAGTGACTTTGAGAACTTTGCCCTCAACGATCACCACATTTCCCCTCATGGTCGGAGAAAGCTGGCGTGCTCTGACGAGTTTTGCATGCTGAAGATACTGCGGGGCTTCACGAAGGACCTGTTTTTCGTTCGTATAAGACATCCAGAGAGGGAAACCTATGAGAAGGGCACACAGCGGAAGACCAATATAGATATAGATAAGATCCTTGGTGGAGCCGTAGGTCATTGCACACATAACTGCAAAAAAGACGGTTGCTGCAAGAAGGATAGGCGGGAGGCGGACAGTTATGCCTTTTATTTTCATGTGAGTAAGAAATGGGAGGGGGAAGATTATGAAGATAACGCCGAGATCTTCCAGAGATTTGATTACCTTTTCTTACCCACTACTAATCATAGATATGCCCCGCCAGCAGATAAAAATCCCGTCCCTTCTTATGACCACCGTTCTTGTTGGTATCTCTTCACTGGACGGGACGCTTTTTGCTACAGCAAAACCCTGCCC
The sequence above is a segment of the uncultured Methanocorpusculum sp. genome. Coding sequences within it:
- the surE gene encoding 5'/3'-nucleotidase SurE; translated protein: MPRPKILLTNDDGINSGGLWAAYDALSLFADVTVVAPATQQSAVGRSISIFEPLRMNEVAMHGTQAYTVEGRPTDALLLGLYGLGLRPVLVVSGINLGENISFESITISGTVGAAMEAVNQGVPAIAYSLQMNDEGNKFADPRSHTTDFIQSRDVVTKFTKHFLEKGMPEGSKLININIPAEKIEGYKVTVLGERLFETSVEKRIDPRGKPYYWINGTPIYIPEEHSDVTALRKNYVSVTPLSMDNTAFKACPELKKMILDID
- a CDS encoding NAD(P)H-dependent oxidoreductase yields the protein MSSILVTCYSRTGKTKMLAESIGKGAKQVEGVNVDVLAFNRVTASDLVRYDGIILGSPVYFGGIAAELKEFIDDTTFVRGKLVGKVGAAFTTAGDRTGGKETAILSIVQAMLIHGMIVVGDPISTESTNEEHNGGHYGLAADGQLTENDLLQAEYFGKYVATVVSRIC
- a CDS encoding SWIM zinc finger family protein, with the translated sequence MINPFQILKQEGELNDVVRNAFIDAYGKRGMEAVDAVKEQRVKKYRDYFVVVGNTGEYFVEGSFCSCNAMLYGKECWHTLAVKIAVELGMYESYNLWYYKNGVDEDEPEYE
- a CDS encoding Nif3-like dinuclear metal center hexameric protein, with amino-acid sequence MDKDAFIALLEKIAPPDMAEDFDEGRIGLLVEGTNHIEKIGCALDATPYICRRAAEERFDALVVHHPAFWNPMHAVTGRNAEILRPLLENNINLYAMHSNFDHAKGGINDVLAKEIGLTNCVRMDKTPNSIGVVGTMTKSFSEISRILGCALRVWGDVSGVTRLAVAGGSAFDLELIEEAVSLGAEAYMAAELKYNIALESPIPCIEATHYALEAPGMRVLAETKGWEYIADTPLTSIIQ